A genomic region of Marinobacter sp. NP-4(2019) contains the following coding sequences:
- a CDS encoding nitrite/sulfite reductase, with product MYVYDEHDRQIAAERVAQFRDQTERALAGELSEDEFLPLRLQNGLYVQRLAPMLRIAVPYGMLRSEQLRRLARVTRDYDKGYAHFTTRQNVQLNWPALEDVPDILAELAEVEMHANQTSGNCIRNTTTDQFSGVQVDEIVDPRPYCEIIRQWSTFHPEFAFLPRKFKVAVNASEKTDRAAIQVHDIGLQMVRNDQGELGFRVHVGGGLGRTPMVGPVIREFLPELDLLTYLEAVLRVYNRYGRRDNKFKARIKILVKALTPEGFAEKVEAEWAHIKDSPTRLTREAIERIQGYFTEPAYDALENATELLATQRFENRQFDQWLSHNVDSHKKPGYAIVTLTMKKTGTPPGDVSDTQLEQIAELADQYSFGEVRVTHQQNVVLADVRQDQLFELWQRIEPMGFATANLNTLTDVICCPGGDYCALANAKSIPVAESIQRRFDDMDFLYDLGEIDLNISGCMNACGHHHVGNIGVLGVDKKGEEFYQVSLGGSSHHDATIGKILGPSFAQEDMPEVIAKIIDVYVDNRKEEEPFLETYRRIGIEPFKERVYA from the coding sequence ATGTACGTATACGACGAACACGATCGGCAAATTGCAGCCGAACGGGTTGCACAATTCCGTGACCAGACCGAGCGCGCTCTCGCTGGCGAACTGAGCGAAGACGAGTTCCTTCCCCTTCGCCTCCAGAATGGTCTTTACGTTCAGCGTCTTGCGCCCATGCTGCGGATCGCCGTCCCTTATGGCATGCTTCGGTCCGAGCAACTGCGCCGTCTGGCACGGGTTACCCGTGATTACGACAAGGGTTACGCCCACTTCACCACCCGCCAGAATGTTCAGTTGAACTGGCCGGCACTGGAAGACGTCCCGGACATTCTGGCGGAACTGGCGGAAGTGGAAATGCACGCCAACCAGACCAGTGGTAACTGCATTCGCAATACCACCACGGATCAGTTCTCCGGCGTTCAGGTCGATGAGATCGTCGATCCCCGGCCTTATTGCGAGATTATCCGCCAGTGGTCCACGTTCCATCCGGAATTTGCGTTCCTGCCCCGTAAGTTCAAGGTGGCGGTGAATGCGTCCGAGAAGACCGACCGCGCGGCCATTCAGGTTCACGACATCGGCCTGCAGATGGTCCGTAACGATCAGGGCGAGCTTGGTTTCCGCGTCCATGTCGGTGGTGGCCTTGGCCGCACACCGATGGTGGGCCCGGTGATTCGCGAATTCCTGCCGGAACTGGACCTGCTGACCTATCTGGAGGCTGTGCTGCGGGTGTACAACCGCTATGGGCGCCGGGACAACAAGTTCAAGGCGCGGATCAAGATCCTCGTCAAGGCGCTGACACCGGAAGGCTTTGCCGAGAAGGTCGAAGCCGAGTGGGCGCATATCAAGGACTCCCCCACCCGACTGACCCGCGAAGCCATTGAGCGCATTCAGGGCTACTTCACCGAGCCCGCCTACGACGCTCTGGAGAATGCGACGGAGTTGCTGGCGACCCAGCGCTTCGAGAACCGTCAGTTTGACCAGTGGCTCAGCCACAATGTCGACAGCCACAAGAAGCCGGGCTATGCCATTGTCACCCTGACCATGAAGAAAACCGGCACACCGCCCGGTGATGTGTCTGACACGCAACTGGAACAGATTGCCGAGCTGGCCGACCAATACAGCTTTGGTGAAGTTCGTGTCACTCACCAGCAAAATGTGGTGCTGGCAGACGTTCGTCAGGATCAGCTGTTTGAGCTTTGGCAGCGTATTGAGCCCATGGGTTTCGCAACAGCTAACCTCAACACCCTGACCGACGTCATTTGCTGCCCGGGTGGCGATTACTGCGCCCTGGCCAACGCCAAGTCGATTCCGGTTGCCGAGTCCATCCAGCGTCGCTTTGACGACATGGATTTCCTTTACGACCTCGGAGAGATTGACCTGAACATCTCCGGGTGCATGAACGCCTGTGGTCACCACCACGTTGGCAATATTGGTGTTCTGGGTGTCGACAAGAAAGGCGAGGAGTTCTATCAGGTAAGCCTTGGTGGTTCTTCTCACCATGATGCCACCATCGGCAAGATTCTCGGGCCGTCATTCGCCCAGGAAGACATGCCGGAAGTGATCGCCAAGATTATTGATGTTTACGTCGATAACCGGAAGGAGGAAGAACCCTTCCTGGAAACCTATCGCCGTATCGGAATTGAGCCATTCAAGGAGCGGGTCTATGCCTGA
- a CDS encoding DUF934 domain-containing protein yields the protein MPEVITKDGAIKQDSWVVVPRPADGDSLDVPADQPALIPADLWLAGKEHFEGRDDIGVWFDSHDEPELLEGLVNELPLIAVNFPKFSDGRGYSIARLLRERFGYENELRAIGDVLLDQLQFMKRCGFDSYALREDKDASKAARSLNFFSLGYQAATDTDVPLFRRRAS from the coding sequence ATGCCTGAAGTTATTACGAAAGACGGGGCTATCAAGCAGGACTCCTGGGTGGTTGTTCCCCGTCCTGCGGATGGCGACTCCCTGGATGTTCCTGCTGACCAGCCGGCGCTGATTCCGGCGGATCTGTGGCTGGCCGGCAAGGAGCATTTTGAGGGCCGTGATGATATTGGTGTCTGGTTCGACAGTCACGATGAGCCGGAACTGCTTGAGGGGCTGGTTAATGAGCTGCCTCTGATTGCGGTGAATTTCCCGAAGTTCAGTGATGGCCGGGGCTATAGCATTGCGCGTCTGTTGCGCGAGCGTTTTGGCTATGAGAATGAGCTGCGGGCAATCGGGGATGTTCTGTTGGATCAGCTGCAGTTTATGAAGCGCTGCGGGTTTGACAGTTATGCCCTGCGGGAAGATAAGGATGCTTCCAAGGCTGCCCGGTCTCTGAACTTTTTCAGTCTGGGGTATCAGGCGGCTACGGATACGGATGTGCCGCTGTTTCGGCGTCGGGCTTCCTGA
- a CDS encoding YhdH/YhfP family quinone oxidoreductase, whose protein sequence is MTTTTEFKAWRVQEQDGAYVGSEQTLSTSDLPANEVLIRVSHSSLNYKDALSASGNKGVTRNFPHTPGIDAAGEVIESATGEPAVGSKVIVTGYDLGMNTDGGFGEYIRVPASWCVAMPDGWDSRTAMIYGTAGLTAGLCVQKLLKMGATPEQGKVAVSGASGAVGSVAVELLSRLGFEVVAISGKQDHAADLKALGASEVVGRDTLAAEKKPMLKPAFANAVDTVGGQPLAELLKQIQPGGSVSCCGLVAGPQLETTVLPFILRGVNLLGVDSVEIPLADKAAVWKKFAGEWACPKTEASARDIGRGQLDGALKAFLKGESSGKIVLDHAL, encoded by the coding sequence ATGACAACAACGACCGAATTCAAAGCCTGGCGTGTACAGGAACAGGATGGGGCATACGTTGGCAGTGAACAGACCCTGTCGACCAGTGACCTGCCAGCAAATGAGGTACTGATCAGAGTCAGTCACTCGTCCCTGAACTACAAGGACGCACTGTCCGCATCCGGGAACAAGGGGGTGACCAGAAATTTCCCTCATACCCCGGGCATTGACGCTGCCGGTGAGGTGATCGAATCCGCCACTGGCGAACCGGCTGTCGGTAGCAAAGTTATTGTGACCGGCTACGACCTGGGCATGAACACCGACGGCGGGTTTGGCGAGTACATTCGCGTACCGGCGTCCTGGTGCGTAGCCATGCCCGACGGCTGGGACAGCCGCACCGCCATGATCTACGGTACCGCCGGCCTGACCGCCGGACTCTGCGTCCAGAAACTGCTAAAAATGGGCGCCACCCCCGAACAGGGCAAAGTCGCCGTATCCGGCGCCAGCGGCGCTGTCGGTAGCGTTGCCGTAGAGCTGTTATCAAGGCTTGGTTTCGAAGTGGTCGCCATCAGCGGCAAACAGGATCACGCCGCCGACCTGAAAGCCCTCGGCGCCTCCGAAGTCGTCGGCCGTGACACCCTGGCCGCCGAGAAAAAACCCATGCTCAAGCCCGCATTCGCCAATGCCGTAGACACCGTCGGCGGACAACCGTTGGCAGAGCTCCTGAAACAAATCCAGCCCGGCGGTTCCGTATCCTGCTGCGGTCTGGTCGCCGGCCCACAACTGGAAACCACCGTACTGCCGTTCATCCTGCGGGGCGTAAACCTGCTTGGCGTGGACTCAGTGGAAATCCCGCTGGCGGACAAAGCCGCTGTCTGGAAGAAATTCGCTGGTGAGTGGGCATGCCCGAAAACCGAAGCCTCCGCCCGCGATATTGGACGTGGTCAACTGGACGGTGCTTTGAAGGCGTTCTTGAAAGGGGAGTCGTCTGGCAAGATCGTCCTGGATCATGCTCTTTAA
- the sohB gene encoding protease SohB has product MEFLTEFGLFVAKAVTLVVALVVVISVVMSAAQRDKEDDSEGELRVRKLNEKYRKLKESLHARLLSEHERKAWSKKHKKEEKARAKAEKEKLKAGEEQAEGKKRVFVLDFDGDIKASDTDPLRRAVTAVLSVANPATDEVVIRLESGGGLVHSYGLAAAQLDRIRSKGLHLTACVDKVAASGGYMMACVADRIVASPFAILGSIGVVAQLPNFHRFLKKNDVDFEVLTAGEHKRTLTVFGENTDKGRQKFLEDLEDTHVLFKEYVSERRPGLDISAVANGDIWFGRRALDVNLVDEIKTSDEYLIEACESADVISVTYQRKRTLPEKLGLATSAALEHTVWKVLSAFRNQKIQ; this is encoded by the coding sequence TTGGAATTTCTGACAGAGTTCGGTTTATTCGTCGCCAAGGCCGTGACACTGGTTGTTGCATTGGTCGTGGTTATTTCGGTTGTTATGTCAGCAGCCCAGAGGGATAAGGAAGACGACAGTGAAGGGGAGTTGCGGGTCCGCAAGCTTAATGAAAAGTACCGCAAGCTGAAAGAATCTCTTCATGCCCGCCTGCTCTCGGAACACGAGCGCAAGGCCTGGTCCAAGAAGCATAAGAAAGAAGAGAAAGCCCGGGCCAAGGCAGAAAAGGAAAAACTGAAAGCCGGGGAAGAGCAGGCGGAAGGCAAGAAGCGCGTGTTCGTTCTGGACTTCGATGGCGACATCAAGGCAAGCGACACCGATCCTTTGCGCAGGGCGGTGACGGCGGTATTGAGTGTGGCGAATCCGGCCACCGATGAGGTCGTCATTCGGCTGGAGAGCGGCGGTGGCCTGGTGCATTCCTACGGTCTGGCGGCTGCTCAGTTGGACAGGATCCGCAGCAAGGGGCTGCATCTCACCGCCTGCGTGGACAAAGTCGCTGCCAGTGGTGGTTACATGATGGCCTGTGTAGCAGACCGCATCGTTGCATCTCCCTTTGCAATACTTGGCTCCATTGGCGTTGTTGCCCAACTGCCGAACTTCCACCGCTTCCTCAAAAAGAACGATGTGGATTTTGAAGTGCTGACCGCTGGCGAGCACAAGCGGACGCTGACTGTCTTTGGCGAAAACACAGACAAAGGCAGACAAAAATTTCTGGAAGACCTCGAAGATACCCACGTCCTTTTCAAGGAATATGTCAGCGAACGCCGCCCTGGGCTCGACATTTCCGCAGTAGCCAATGGTGACATCTGGTTTGGGCGCCGGGCGCTGGACGTAAACCTGGTCGATGAAATCAAAACTTCCGACGAATATCTCATTGAAGCCTGTGAGAGTGCGGACGTAATCTCAGTGACTTACCAGCGCAAACGAACCTTGCCCGAAAAGCTTGGCCTGGCGACCAGTGCAGCCCTTGAGCACACCGTATGGAAAGTGTTGAGCGCGTTTCGTAACCAGAAAATCCAGTAG
- a CDS encoding SCP2 sterol-binding domain-containing protein yields the protein MSVAQVFDKLEQNFNADAAEGLDLVFQFDIEDDKTYHLVINDGTCKLHEGAHDDPSVTLIMNSETLQGIVSGETDGMQAFMAGQLRAEGDMMLATKLGELFKMG from the coding sequence ATGTCTGTAGCTCAGGTATTTGACAAACTCGAACAGAACTTCAACGCAGACGCAGCCGAAGGCCTGGATCTGGTATTCCAGTTCGATATCGAAGATGACAAAACTTACCACCTGGTCATCAACGATGGCACCTGCAAACTCCACGAAGGTGCCCACGACGATCCTTCCGTAACCCTGATCATGAACTCTGAAACCCTGCAGGGCATTGTCTCAGGTGAAACTGACGGTATGCAGGCATTCATGGCTGGCCAGCTTCGCGCAGAAGGCGACATGATGCTGGCGACCAAGCTGGGCGAACTGTTCAAGATGGGCTAA
- a CDS encoding chemotaxis protein, whose protein sequence is MVQSSLATKSQSFDLVKGEIEQTIKQAESSLERFQENRESGEDLQNCVDFLNQLRGIFILVELRGGILLCQEAVSMANDVPVGANDDKNILLTTLNSALFILRRYVEYYHQQRVDHPELLLPVINDLREARRERPYPESCFFEIDVRKRPDFCAGMSVQPFEGNEAEYEILARRMRLTFQVALLGMLRERNEVVSKKLFGRAARGLARVCQGTPMGHMWCLVSIVADTMLDRAMPFTKARKRMFMRIEKYAREVVYVGKVATSKDAPDSLIRDMVYVLYRSGSGNPEVTNILSAYRLTPAEFPDSMLEAHARRLYGPGADVLKSLSEALQDELNQLKDKLDIIERGIEPDLAEFSSIADTLERLGNTLVMLDLSQLAGKCRGEATRLRSWESESRSPGEDELYALADSVLGIEDAIMQIVTRGITAETDSLVAGGRKRDESLYLQEATYVVADEARSALTLAKRAITAFIESDYDRLHLANLPGTLHSIWGGLHMVGDPGAAGVLERVAASIQERLLDSREAPSPQVLEALADALTSLEYYIESIGKREDRNSDLLRLAESSLSDVGL, encoded by the coding sequence ATGGTTCAATCGTCTCTGGCGACGAAGTCACAGTCCTTTGATCTTGTCAAAGGTGAAATTGAGCAGACCATAAAGCAGGCGGAGTCCAGCCTTGAACGCTTTCAGGAAAATCGTGAGAGCGGTGAAGACCTGCAGAATTGCGTGGATTTTCTGAACCAGCTTCGCGGTATCTTTATACTTGTCGAGCTGCGCGGGGGCATTCTGCTGTGCCAGGAAGCCGTCAGCATGGCGAATGACGTGCCCGTCGGCGCAAATGACGACAAGAACATTCTGCTGACCACCCTGAACAGCGCTCTGTTTATCCTGCGGCGGTATGTCGAGTATTACCACCAGCAACGGGTCGATCACCCGGAACTCCTGTTGCCGGTCATCAACGACCTGCGTGAAGCGCGCAGGGAGAGGCCGTATCCGGAATCCTGCTTCTTTGAGATAGACGTCAGAAAGCGACCGGACTTCTGCGCAGGGATGTCGGTACAGCCGTTTGAGGGAAATGAGGCCGAATACGAAATTCTGGCCCGCCGGATGAGGTTAACCTTTCAGGTGGCCTTGCTGGGCATGTTGCGGGAACGCAACGAGGTAGTCAGCAAAAAGCTGTTCGGTCGCGCGGCCCGCGGGTTAGCGAGAGTATGCCAGGGCACGCCGATGGGGCACATGTGGTGTCTGGTGTCCATCGTCGCGGATACCATGCTTGACCGGGCGATGCCTTTCACCAAGGCTCGCAAGCGCATGTTCATGCGTATCGAAAAGTATGCCAGGGAAGTGGTATACGTGGGAAAGGTGGCAACCTCCAAGGATGCCCCTGACTCATTGATCCGCGACATGGTTTATGTTCTTTACCGCAGCGGCTCTGGCAACCCCGAGGTAACCAACATTCTCTCGGCGTATCGGCTCACGCCCGCGGAATTCCCCGACTCCATGCTGGAGGCCCATGCCCGCAGGCTTTATGGTCCCGGCGCTGATGTCCTCAAATCCCTGTCGGAAGCCCTGCAGGATGAGCTTAATCAGCTTAAGGACAAGCTGGATATTATTGAGCGAGGCATTGAGCCGGACCTGGCAGAGTTCTCCTCGATTGCAGATACCCTTGAGCGGCTCGGTAACACCCTGGTCATGCTGGACCTCAGCCAACTGGCCGGAAAGTGCCGCGGAGAAGCCACCCGATTACGTAGCTGGGAGTCCGAGTCGCGGTCGCCAGGAGAGGACGAGTTGTACGCGCTGGCGGATTCCGTGCTCGGTATTGAAGATGCCATCATGCAGATCGTTACTCGCGGCATTACCGCCGAAACCGATTCCCTGGTAGCGGGTGGTCGTAAGCGCGATGAATCCCTCTATCTTCAGGAGGCCACCTATGTCGTTGCCGATGAGGCCCGCAGTGCGCTGACCCTGGCCAAGCGCGCGATCACTGCCTTCATCGAGTCTGATTATGACAGGCTGCATCTTGCCAACCTTCCGGGAACGCTGCACAGCATTTGGGGTGGGCTGCACATGGTGGGGGATCCCGGTGCCGCCGGAGTTCTGGAACGAGTGGCGGCATCCATTCAGGAGCGACTGCTGGATTCCCGGGAAGCACCGTCCCCACAGGTACTGGAAGCCCTGGCGGATGCGCTGACCTCCCTGGAGTATTACATCGAGAGCATTGGCAAGCGCGAGGATCGCAATTCAGATCTGCTGCGTCTTGCCGAGTCGTCACTGAGTGATGTCGGTCTTTGA
- the dnaQ gene encoding DNA polymerase III subunit epsilon, translating into MRQIVLDTETTGIDPSEGHRIIEIGCVEMVERQLTGRNYHVYINPEREVEAEAITVHGITNEFLADKPVFSEIADEFFEFIKGAELVIHNAAFDIGFMDAEFARLKPLRKTGDHCSVVDSLAIARKKHPGQKNSLDALCKRYGVDNSNRELHGALLDAEILADVYLLLTGGQTALSLDAGTDDNGGVDGIRRLAAERKPLKVIKASEQERAAHEEFMEGLAKQAGGTVWERLENSAGSQEDTANPN; encoded by the coding sequence ATGAGACAGATAGTACTGGATACTGAAACCACGGGCATTGATCCGTCAGAAGGCCATCGCATCATCGAGATTGGTTGCGTGGAAATGGTGGAGCGGCAACTGACCGGTCGTAACTATCACGTATACATCAACCCCGAACGTGAAGTTGAAGCGGAAGCCATTACCGTTCACGGTATCACCAATGAATTCCTGGCGGACAAACCGGTGTTTTCCGAAATCGCCGATGAGTTCTTTGAGTTCATCAAAGGTGCCGAACTGGTCATTCACAACGCAGCGTTTGATATCGGGTTCATGGATGCCGAGTTCGCACGACTGAAGCCCCTGCGAAAAACCGGGGATCATTGCAGTGTCGTGGATTCCCTGGCCATCGCCCGGAAAAAGCATCCGGGGCAGAAGAACAGCCTCGATGCCTTGTGCAAACGCTACGGGGTCGATAACAGCAACCGGGAATTGCACGGGGCCTTGTTGGACGCCGAGATCCTGGCCGATGTGTACCTCCTGCTCACCGGCGGTCAGACAGCGCTTTCTCTGGACGCCGGCACTGACGACAATGGCGGCGTTGACGGCATACGTCGTCTGGCAGCGGAGAGAAAACCGCTCAAAGTGATAAAGGCTTCCGAGCAGGAACGGGCAGCCCACGAAGAGTTTATGGAAGGTCTTGCCAAACAGGCGGGCGGGACTGTCTGGGAGCGTCTGGAAAATTCAGCGGGGAGTCAGGAGGACACCGCCAACCCGAATTGA
- the rnhA gene encoding ribonuclease HI — translation MAGKVVLYTDGACKGNPGPGGWGVVLRYGDARKTLHGGERQTTNNRMELMAAIRGLETLKRACEVELYTDSQYVRKGITEWMAGWKRNGWKTAAKKPVKNEDLWRELDDQVARHKVNWHWVKGHSGVPDNELADELANRGVEELANT, via the coding sequence ATGGCCGGTAAGGTTGTTCTTTATACCGATGGTGCCTGCAAGGGTAATCCGGGGCCGGGTGGATGGGGCGTGGTTCTCCGGTATGGCGATGCCAGAAAAACCCTCCATGGCGGTGAACGGCAAACCACCAACAACCGCATGGAATTGATGGCCGCGATCCGGGGGCTGGAAACGCTCAAGCGCGCCTGTGAGGTGGAGCTGTACACAGATTCACAGTATGTGCGTAAGGGCATCACGGAATGGATGGCCGGGTGGAAACGTAACGGCTGGAAAACCGCCGCGAAGAAACCGGTAAAGAATGAAGACTTGTGGCGAGAGCTTGACGATCAGGTTGCCCGCCACAAAGTGAATTGGCATTGGGTCAAGGGGCATTCCGGAGTTCCGGATAACGAGCTGGCAGACGAGCTGGCGAACCGGGGTGTTGAAGAGTTGGCTAATACGTAG
- a CDS encoding class I SAM-dependent methyltransferase has protein sequence MAASEPVDFSLRHDSFERWYQTPLGRALLADQRACVDHHLGNKTGARQLQVGISHRVPLASGTDFSHKIVTTPNWGPAIPDGVAVCDADELPFPGDSMDLVILHHTADFSPHPHQVLREASRVLRGEGTILLIGFNPVSVWGLRRLLSRSRTGPWGGRFLMKSRMEDWLRLLDFSVECSRSCFYRLPLQKPVPERRRSLLERVCGNGILPVGAYYCIVARKRVCSRIPRRPVWNKQKAITLPGSGTVGASRGCVGRTRVN, from the coding sequence ATGGCAGCAAGCGAACCCGTTGATTTTTCTCTACGACATGACAGTTTCGAACGCTGGTACCAGACGCCTCTGGGGCGTGCGCTGCTGGCGGATCAGCGTGCCTGCGTTGATCATCATCTCGGAAACAAGACGGGGGCAAGGCAGCTGCAAGTGGGGATCAGTCACCGTGTCCCGCTGGCCAGTGGGACTGACTTTTCACATAAGATAGTGACGACACCGAACTGGGGACCGGCCATTCCGGATGGGGTGGCAGTGTGCGATGCTGATGAGTTGCCATTCCCCGGTGATTCTATGGATTTGGTGATTCTTCATCATACTGCGGATTTTTCACCCCATCCCCACCAGGTGTTGCGGGAAGCGTCACGAGTCCTGCGGGGAGAGGGCACCATCTTGTTGATCGGGTTCAACCCTGTGAGCGTCTGGGGCCTGCGCCGACTGCTGTCGCGGTCACGGACGGGGCCGTGGGGTGGTCGCTTCCTGATGAAAAGCCGGATGGAAGACTGGCTCAGATTGCTGGATTTTTCGGTTGAGTGTTCCCGGTCGTGTTTTTATCGCCTCCCTTTACAGAAGCCGGTCCCCGAGCGTCGAAGGAGTCTGTTGGAGAGAGTCTGCGGAAACGGAATCCTGCCGGTTGGCGCCTATTACTGCATTGTCGCCAGGAAGCGGGTGTGTTCACGTATTCCCCGTCGCCCCGTGTGGAACAAGCAAAAAGCCATTACACTGCCGGGGTCCGGGACCGTGGGTGCGTCCCGGGGGTGCGTTGGTCGCACCCGTGTTAACTAG
- the gloB gene encoding hydroxyacylglutathione hydrolase — MLTITAIPAFNDNYIWCLADTASGKALVVDPGQAAPVREHLRQHNLTLDTILVTHHHPDHVGGVNALVSDVPDCRITGPADSPFREVTEPVHPGDEVVWNSITFQVFGVPGHTLDHIAYFSESKVDGHPVLFCGDTLFVCGCGRLFEGTPAQMRQSLNTLRNLPDDARVYCAHEYTLANLKFARHWLPDDDNLRQFEEKCQSLRDEGRATVPSLLGDEKRLNPFLRWDDAAVVAAARSYCAAKGLPAGDQDEIFAAVRHGKDNFRAS; from the coding sequence ATGCTGACCATCACTGCAATTCCGGCGTTCAATGATAACTACATCTGGTGCCTTGCGGACACCGCTTCCGGCAAGGCGCTGGTCGTTGATCCCGGTCAGGCAGCCCCCGTCAGAGAGCACCTCCGGCAGCACAATTTGACGCTCGACACCATATTGGTCACGCACCACCACCCCGACCACGTTGGCGGCGTCAACGCCCTGGTCTCAGACGTGCCCGATTGCAGAATCACCGGGCCTGCCGACTCCCCTTTCCGGGAAGTCACCGAGCCGGTACATCCCGGCGATGAAGTTGTCTGGAATTCGATAACGTTCCAGGTATTCGGTGTTCCTGGCCATACCCTGGATCACATCGCCTATTTTTCCGAATCAAAAGTTGATGGTCATCCGGTCCTGTTTTGTGGCGACACTCTGTTTGTCTGTGGCTGTGGCCGACTGTTTGAGGGCACCCCAGCCCAGATGCGACAGTCCCTCAACACCCTGCGCAACCTTCCCGATGACGCCAGAGTCTATTGCGCTCACGAGTACACGCTCGCCAACCTGAAATTTGCCAGACACTGGCTTCCTGATGACGACAATCTCCGACAGTTTGAGGAAAAATGCCAATCACTCCGGGATGAAGGCAGAGCGACCGTCCCTTCCCTTCTCGGGGACGAGAAACGCCTTAACCCCTTCCTCAGATGGGATGACGCCGCTGTCGTAGCCGCCGCCCGGAGTTATTGTGCCGCCAAGGGCTTGCCGGCTGGCGATCAGGACGAAATATTTGCTGCCGTCAGGCACGGCAAGGATAACTTCCGAGCCAGTTAA